The Leptolyngbya sp. FACHB-261 genome segment TAGACGAAAGCCTAAGCCAACCAAAATGCTGCCGGTCAACCACTTTTGGAAGCGGGCAAAACTAGAGCGACCGCGTAGCCAATGGCTGAAGGTTCCGGCGACCATTGCCAACGAGGTGTAGGCTAGAAGACTGATCAGCAACCAGGCAAAACTCAGGGCGATAATTTGCCCCAGCACCTGGCCTTTGGCAGGGTCAATAAACTGGGGCAAAAAAGACAAAAAGAACAGCGCCACTTTGGGATTGAGCATACTGGAAAGGGCGCCTTGGGCAAAGATTTTGAGGAAGTTGTCGCCACTTGAGGCCTGAAATTCAGCTCGTTCTTCGCGGCTGATCAACATGCGCAGGCCCAGGTAAACCAGATAAGCAGCTCCCACATATTTGATGATTTTGTAGGCCAGGGCGGAGGTCATGAGCAAGGTCGATAGACCCACGGCAGCCGCAAAAATATGCACTAAGTCACCGGCACAAAGCCCTAACACCGAAACCATACCCGCCATGCGTCCCTGTCCAGCACTGCGAGCAATGACATAGAGCATATCCGGGCCTGGAGTGGCGAGCAGAGCCAGAACAGCCAAGCAAAACACGATCAGCGTAGCGAGATCAGGCATGGAACACCCTTTGATCGCTTAAGGCAATTCGGTCAAGGCAAATTTGATCAAGCAATCTTGATCAAGACAGTATAAAAGACCTGTTTAGATCTCAATGGTCTTCTAGACGACGCCTTGCACCTAGAGCGGGCTATCCGCTTCCATAGCCTCAAACAACTGCTCAAACTCTGTTTTGATAGTTCGGTAACACTCGCAGGAAACGGCCTCTAAGCTCTCACGATCCTGGATTGCGATTTTGCCTCGGCTGTAGCGAATTATCCCTGCCCGTTGCAAGCTACCCGCCG includes the following:
- a CDS encoding LysE family translocator: MPDLATLIVFCLAVLALLATPGPDMLYVIARSAGQGRMAGMVSVLGLCAGDLVHIFAAAVGLSTLLMTSALAYKIIKYVGAAYLVYLGLRMLISREERAEFQASSGDNFLKIFAQGALSSMLNPKVALFFLSFLPQFIDPAKGQVLGQIIALSFAWLLISLLAYTSLAMVAGTFSHWLRGRSSFARFQKWLTGSILVGLGFRLALPEQR